One Argentina anserina chromosome 6, drPotAnse1.1, whole genome shotgun sequence genomic window, aaagtaaaatattttatgacatgtggcaacttgccatcatttggtacttatttataaatttgatcCTTATTTGCTCTATCAAATTAAGTattgagttatttgtaaattaaATTGTTGTCTGATACTTTTAAgtagtttgttatataatatattattaggTGGGTATGAGGATAGAGATCAAAATACCATCTCCGCCCCTTATTCTATTCCGGTATCCGAATAGCGGAATCTCCGTACCCGTTACCCGAAACACTCTCCCTTTAGAGTCGAATATCCGTGGGTATCCTGCCCGCTGGCTGGGTATTTTTGCCATCCCTATTCTAGGAGTTCAAGGCTTCTAGCCATGATAGGTCATTCTCATAATCTCTTCAAATTACCTGCAGACTGCTTAAACTCTTTTTCTTGGATATGGGCCATATGTGATAAGATCTAGGCATCTTGCGTGGCAGATGGCTCAGTGTGGCGATAAATCTAACAACAATTGTTCAGTTGTTACCAATAATCTTGACATGAACAAGAGCCATGTCTGAAATGGTGGAACCGTGTTCCATCCCTAACAATTACTTCTCTATCATACACCTTGGAAACCAGCTTGGCCATGTGACTCTAATAGTCACATCAGGTCCTAAACTAATCAATCCAAATGCAATTGCTAACTTCTCACTGTGCGTATAAACTGAACTCTCTTTATTCTCTTCCCCTACATCAAGAAAAACTTCAGACGTATCAGGTGAATACCCTGCAGATTTCAAGTCTCTGATCATCTCATCCAACTTGGAATATATCTTTTCGGATTGAGGATGTGAGCCATCCCCGGCTACAAACTCATGAACATCACCATCCACCTCTATCAAACTAAAACCAGGAGTCTTCTTGATCCCCTTATCCATAATCGTCTGCCTTACCTTGCGGAAACTTTCCCATTTGTTGCAAGCTGCATATATATTGCATAAGTGAACATAAACAGCACTATTATTTGGATCCAAATCAAGTATCTGTTTTGCCACCACTTCAGCCAGTTCTGCATCTTTATGCATTCTGCAGGCACTGAGAAGAGTACCCACCCCATACAACTGAGTTTGGCTCTATTGGCATACGCTGTATAAAATCATAAGCTTCTTTAAGGCACCCTGCTCGACCCAGAAGATCTACTATACACCCGCAATGCTCAACGGTAGGCTCAATCCCATATTGGGTGCTCATACTAGAGAAATAGTTTCTACCTTCATCAACCATGCCAGAGTGAGTACACGCACAAAGAACACCAAGGTATGTAGCCTTGTCCGGGGCTACTGCAGATTTCAGCATTTGACTGAACATGTTAAGAGCTTCCTTACCATGTCCATTAATAGCAAGGCCAAGAATCATAGCTGTCCAGGAAAATTTGTCCCTTTGAAGCATTGCATTGAATACCTTCACAGCTTTCTCAACATTTCCACACTTGAAATACATGTCTAACAAAGCATTTCGCACAAAAGTATCATTTTTTATCTTGTTTTTTGTTAATGTAAGTTCTTATCCATTCTCCGAGTTCTAGTGCTCCAAGATGTGCACAAGCTGTAAGAATGCTTACCATGGTATATTCATCTGGTTTTATATTTGATGCCTGCATCTCACGGAAGAGTTCCAAAACCTCTTTGAACCGGTTCACCCTTACGTATCCATCAATCATTGTAGTCCATGAAATATAGTCTCTGTCTGGCATCTGATCAAAGTAGTTTCGAGCTAAATCAACTTGTACTGAATTGCAGACCCCTTAACAATGCTCGTCCAAGAGATTACATCACTCCTTTTCATATTCTCAAAAATCTCAACTGCAACATCCATCTTTCCACAATCAGCATACATGTCAACCAAAGCATTCTCCAAAATCAGATTAGGTTCAATCACGCACTCCTTGAGGTAGTCGTGAACCTGCTTCCCAGCATCTAAATCCTTCAACTTGGAGCAAGCTGTAAGTACCGAGACAAATGTGACCGAAGTGGGCAACACTCCCTTCTTCTTCAGGTCACAGAAAAGCTTCCAAGACTCATCAAACTTCTTGATTTTATTGTACCCGGACATCATTGCATTCCAAGTAGCAACATCCTTCTCACTCACCAGGTCGAAAACCCCACGTGCCATATCAACCTGACCACAAATACAGTACATCTGCACCAATGCATTGTGTACGAAAACAATAGAACCGAAACCAAACTTCAACACATGAGCATAGAACCCTCTCCCCCATTCCAATGCAATCTCGCGAGTAAATCCCCTTAACAAGAACGTAAAGCAGTCGGGCTCCGTACCCATCCTCAGCATTGCTGCATACACAGATATCTCATAATGGGGGCAATGTGACCTACTATACCCCTTGATCATGGTGTTCCAGATAAAAACACTTGGTTCAGGAATTCTATCAAACACCTTGCGGGGGCATACTTCATGTCACCAAATTCATGGCTACAGCACAAGACAGTGATTCTGCCTAGCACAGCTGGGTCCGATGCGAAACCTGTGCTAATGGTCTGGGCATGCATTTGCTTCAGCTGGTCGATGGATTTGCAGTTCTCAAAGACATAAATCACTCGGTTTTCTAAGGAATGAAACTGGGTTGCAGCCAAAGCTGCCGGAAAGACAATTTTCATGGAGGTTAAAGAAGAGCAGAGTCATTCCAAGTTGAACTGCAAGTGCTAAAATGGGAACAAAGTCTGCACTACTCGGTCTAAATTTTCATTACATGATGTGATTTTACAAGACTCATCCGAGAAGTCTTTCATAAATAGGCTACTTTCTAAGACTACAACAGAAGAAATAGAGACCCCAATTAATTTCTTATAGAATGATTCGCTAAATCCAAGAATGTAAACAATTCTCTATACTAGTGGAACATGAAACTTGGAACTGTCAGCATCCTGTACCGAATGAAACATAAGGCAGAACTGAACTCAAATCAAGGTTCtaccaagaagaagaaattaaaCCTCATGTCTAAAACTCCACCTTGACAATGTCATTAGACACTTCAAGTGGCTGTGGTTCTGGTTCTAGGAATGGTCCATGTCGTAGCCAATCCTTGGCACATATGAGAGCCTCGATATTCGAGGCACCCAGCGAAGTACGGTAACTGTCCATTCTTTTGATTTCGGTGTTGAAAACAGAATCGGCGGCAACTGTGGAGATTGGTATGGACAGAACATCAGAAGCCATTTTTGACAGTGTTGGGAACTTTGTACTTTTCTCTTTCCACCAACCCAGAATATCGAATTCTTGCCCTTGGGGGGCCAGAATGGACTCGTCAAGATACTGCTCTAACTCTGACTTCATTTGATGGCCACCTGTGATATCAGAGagatatatatcaaactctgAAATCCCATCTGCAGCTTCTTCATGAGATGCTTCTGCTGCTTCAGGTGGGTCAGATTTGATGATCCCTTCGTCCATTAATGTTCCCGGTAGACTAAGCATTTGCATCATATACTCATGGAAGAGTTCATGAAGTCCATCATAGACTAGTTTAATCCAATTCTCAGcattttcaccataaatttTAGATAAGGTGAAATCTACAAATTGCCTTTTGTACCTTGGATCCATAATCACAGCAATTGCTAAAACCAGGCAACAGTTTTCCCAATACCTATCAAACTTTTCATATAGAGGTCTGATCAAAGAGCTGACAAAGGAGTCCTCACTCATGGCCACCTGCATCAGTTCAACTTGAATTTGCGATAAAATTGGGAAGAACACATTTGCAGTTGGGCATGCTGGATCAGCCACAAGATTAGCTGCATCAAACAAGTACTTCACATATGTACATAGAGTTTCTACCTGACTCCATTCTTCCAATGATATAGTTATCTTGTAATCAGCATCATTTGTATCCAAGCAAGCAAATATTTCCTTCATTTCACAAGCAGACACTAGCATATGGTACGTTGTGTCCCATTTAGTGTGATCATCAATTGAAAGCATTTTCGTGCTCGGAACTTGAAGCTGTTGCTTCAGCTGAACAAAATTGTCTTCATGCGTTtcggaagttttcacaaacttaACGCTTTCGCGAACTTTCATGATTACTTCGCTCAATGCCCCCAGGGTATCTTGTGCCAAACGACCGAGAACACGAGCATAGCAATCTCTTATCAATAACTGACTGTTGAGCATGTGTGGGTTCTTGACAGAAAGGAGTCCTTTCAGATTTCCAATTACAGTTTCATTGGAGAGGGATTGGTCAAGTGTAATAGTGAACAATCGACCCTCCACATGCCAATCAGACAGGCAAGTCAAAATAGCTTGACTATAGGTGTCACCTGAATCTGGAGATGATACCATAACCACGTTGAGGATCAGACTGTATGCATTCCAGTCACTATCAACAAAGTGTCCTTTTAGGAAAACGTAGCCCAGGTTCTGATTTGAAGTCCACAAGTCCACCGTGAGACTGATCCGTCCAGGGCATCCAGTGATAAGATTCAAAAGGCTTTGTTTCTCTCTATGGTAAATAGCCACACATTCATCTTGAATAGTATGAAATGATACCATATTATACTGAGGTTGAAGGGATTGCACAAAATTTATAAACCCCGGTTGCTCTACAATGTGAAGTGGATAATCATGCATGATTATCATCTTAGCAATCTCATGGCTGCAGCGGTCCTGATCAAAAGAGAAGCTTGCATGTGCTCTAGTGTAGCGTCGTTTTGGAACATCAGTACCATCAGCTTTGAAGCCAGTCATTTGGTTTTTCTGGCGGCTTACTGGGCAAATTCCCAACGAAATATGTCGTTTTAAGTGGCTTGTGCCTGCCATCCTTGAACCAGTAATATATGCAAAAGACCTTTTGCACTGGTTACAACAAGCCCTGCTACATCCGGCCCCAACAGTTTCGATTGTGAAGTGCTCCCAGACAACAGACTTCTTTCTCCTGCGCTTACTTGGCTGGGTGTCCAAAAGGACGCCATTATTATCTGTTGGTGCGGCAGGAGTTTCCATCTCCAAGCAAGCAAGTGCAACCCTGAAACAGAATTAGTAAATAAGAAGTTGCAAGTGGAGAACATCCCGACAATTTGATCTAGAAATCAGAGAAAAAGTatattcacaaaaaaaaaaaatgatgaaattCAGCATCAGATGTGAAATTTAGAAATCAATATACTTTAGGGAAAGTCAGTGGAATCGGGGCCAAGAAACTAATCAGTGCACAGGTATTCTCAACTTAATGCTGTCCTGTAATGTTAATCAGTCATAAACACTACCTAACCATTTGCAATCCCAGGATTGCAGTGCTAAACATATTCATTGAGAAACATCTACACGTCCAGCATATTGACAAAAAGCCAGACATAATCTGGCTATATGAACATACTACCACCTATTTGTCTAGGGAACAGCCATCTCTCTGCTAACACAAAAGCAAAATCAACTTAAAGCCGATGACAATTCAAAAGTAAACCGCAAACAACACATTGATCTGTATATATTTCCACACCACTCACATCCATGTTCCTTTCAGGGCTCCTTTCTATGAAACTAACTATAAcacaacaaagaacaaactCTTCCAAATATTACATCACCTAGTATAACCACAACATAACAGTACGAATCTGTATAGCTACAACAATGTATGCGTCAACTACATTGCAACATAAATAACTGAAAAATGGAAACCTATAAATGAAAAGAacaatttgaaaacaaaatgctCTATTTTAAAAGTGAAGCATTGCTTTCCTTCTAGTACTGCCACTAACGAGAAAATGAACACGAAGAGAAAACCATAGAATCCATGTCTGACATACAAGCACACAACAATTGTTGTCTTTAAACTCTGAaacacgtgagttgcacattATGCAAGTACAAacagcctaaaaactcaaaacctGAAACCCAATTGTACTTTGAGAATTCTGATGAATTAGTTGTGGTTCTGCAAACTACGAAAAATTGGGCTTCGGCGGCAACCCAAACCAAACTCTAAAACCCTCAAACACAATTTTCCATCAATATAGTTCATAAAGTTCGATACTTAACGATTCCTGATGataaaaacccagaaaaaaattgaattggCCAGAGATAAAACCCTAAAAAGTTCCCAAAATTGAGAGAGCAGGAACACAGATAAAATAGCAAAGCCAAGATCTAAAATTACAGAACACGAAATGAAAACGAAAAGAGATAAAATCCACTTACCCCAAACGAAAAGAGCAATGGCCTCCGCAACGCTCGAAATtcgaattatattttaattctCGAAATtgaggaaagagagagagagaaggagaatttgaaaaatgaGAGGTGGAGGAAGAACAAGTTGATGGGCTTGGAGGTTGAAGCTTTTGATATTTTggcggaaaaaaaaaatgaaaccctAAATGGACCTGAAAGGAAGGCTAAGAAGGGACTTGTTTTGGGTGATGGATTGGTGATTGACCATTGAACCCATCCCTGTGGTCGTACACACAGCCCACCTACACCCCCGTCCCTTCTCCACCGTTCATTGAGGGCTCCCACCTCACGTGGAGGTACCATCGGCCGTTGGTTTGGCTTGGAGGTAAAGAAATGCCGTACTAGAGTTGCTTCCAAAAACTAACTAACACCTCTTCAATTTACGACACATTTCTTGCTTCTTAAGCTGACATTATTGGCAGTGAATTGTGAACCCCCACTGACATTAtcgacatatatatttttctattaAGATAATTTGTATTTATTATACGTGTTAATAACATAATAAGTACTGAGACTCATTATACAACTCAACTGTTGATTAGATCTATAATAATATGACCGAGTATTAAAATACTGACCTTAGAAGTGTTAAATTAGTAGAAGCAATACATGACTATCTTTTGTTCACTCTCACAATGAGCTTTCAAATGATAATCGTTGGCATCAATCTCTATTGAAACTTCAAAAGGTTTTGATTTCATCTTAGAACATAAAACCGACATTTTGTGAAGTGTCATCAGGCAACCAAAATTTAGAAACTCCCAGCCCATTAACCAATTGGGTTGACCCATATATTGGAGTCTCTGAGGAGCTTGCAATGGGTTCCAACCACTAAATGAAATATGACGAGTCTAAATCATTTGAACTTGGGGAGTGTATTTGGTGCTTCAGTGGTGTGCAGACACCAGCGACACATGGCACTCTTTGAAAATGTTTAGTTAGCCTCCGTCTATTCAGAGCCTATCCAAAAACAAGataaaaacaatgaaataAAACTTACCATCTCCTCACATACCCTATCTATGCCGATGCTCTCCCTATACGGTGGCTTAGCCACCATCTCCCTCTCCCTTATTAAATTCAATTAGACTCTTCCTTTTTCTGATTCTAAGCGTCATTTTCCAAACCAAATTTTGTGTTCTATTCCTTTCTTCAATTCTTAAATCTTCATGTTCCATTCTAGTTCCAAACCCAAAAAGACTCCACCATTCTCTCATTTTCCCCAATtttcaaaaccctaattttctGGGTTCATCAATTTACTATGGAATGTACGATCTTGGTGCATGCTTCCTCCTCTCCGGTATCCTCAACTTCGATTGCATATGTGATTCAAGAGAAATTGAAGAAATCGCGGCGCATAAGGCTGTCAAATTGACGGAGTCCGGCTCAGTCACCTTCCTTCAAAAGGGGGTATGGCTCTCGGCTCCCCTAATCTCATATCTCACGACAAAAACTCTTTTAAGATTTCATGACTAGAACACCCATCCGGTCACACCCAAAACTCACCGGAGATGCCAAAGTTTCACTCGGGTTTTTTCTTTTAGGGtgaaaaacttaaaatttttAACTCATTTTATGTCATACGTTCTTTAGTCAACAAACGTTGACAGTAAGAAAAAACGGATGGCTtccttacaaaagaaaaagaaatctgATGGCTAGGAATTCTGTCTACTTGCTTCCATAAATGAAAGGCTAGGATTACCTCGATATCTATAAAATATTGGACGGTGTTGCAATTTGTCTAGTAGCATAGAAACGAAAGCTTCAGTCATTGTTGAACGGTGTTGCAATTAATTGATATGATCAATGGAGAGATTGATGAAAGTAGCTAGCTATGATCGAGAAAGAACTGCGTCCATACTTATACGATGTATGTAACCATTGTTTGGTGATTACTGATTAGGTTGACTGATAATTTGCCACTCCGGCAAGTCTACGAATTTCCATTGAGATTGGCTCAAGTGGGAGACTTTCATGAAATATTTCCATTGATCTCCAACCTTGAAGACAACCTTCAATCTTAGATATTAGAATAGTTGAATTTGAGGACTAAATGAAGTATATACGTGTTTTGTGATTCTTAAGTTTGGTGACCGTTACTATATACAACTACTTGCAACGGAGAAGGTGGATCATTAAGCCGAAAGTGTGGtttaaattttacaaattcaATACTAGCTGTTCTAAATAATAAATAGGTAGAGTTGACTTTGGGTATGTTGTGTATCTCACCGTAGGTCCTGAAATGTAGGAATGGAGGAAATCTCGTACTGTGATTGTAAAATTTGAAAACCGGTGGTGCCTTCGATATAGTGGACAGGGTAAATAAGAATATCAAGGACACCCCATGCCcaaaaattgatgatgaaaccAAAGCTTCTAGCTAGCATTGGTAATTGGTTTataacaattaaaattatctAGTAGTATATTATAACAATTAAAATTGATATTAACTTGTAATTAGGGTGCTATATCTATCTAGAGCTAGATTGTACTAGTTATGTTTTACCAATTTGCAAGCATTGTTGAATAGATAGGTCTTTCTCTTTGTTGGTTTTAAACGTACCCCATCGAATTATCAGAGTC contains:
- the LOC126798243 gene encoding LOW QUALITY PROTEIN: putative pentatricopeptide repeat-containing protein At3g15930 (The sequence of the model RefSeq protein was modified relative to this genomic sequence to represent the inferred CDS: inserted 1 base in 1 codon; deleted 4 bases in 3 codons); its protein translation is MKIVFPAALAATQFHSLENRVIYVFENCKSIDQLKQMHAQTISTGFASDPAVLGRITVLCCSHEFGDMKYARKVFDRIPEPSVFIWNTMIKGYSRSHCPHYEISVYAAMLRMGTEPDCFTFLLRGFTREIALEWGRGFYAHVLKFGFGSIVFVHNALVQMYCICGQVDMARGVFDLVSEKDVATWNAMMSGYNKIKKFDESWKLFCDLKKKGVLPTSVTFVSVLTACSKLKDLDAGKQVHDYLKECVIEPNLILENALVDMYADCGKMDVAVEIFENMKRSDVISWTSIVKGSAIQYKLXLARNYFDQMPDRDYISWTTMIDGYVRVNRFKEVLELFREMQASNIKPDEYTMVSILTACAHLGALELGEWIRTYINKNKIKNDTFVRNALLDMYFKCGNVEKAVKVFNAMLQRDKFSWTAMILGLAINGHGKEALNMFSQMLKSAVAPDKATYLGVLCACTHSGMVDEGRNYFSSMSTQYGIEPTVEHCGCIVDLLGRAGCLKEAYDFIQRMPIEPNSVVWGGTLLSACRMHKDAELAEVVAKQILDLDPNNSAVYVHLCNIYAACNKWESFRKVRQTIMDKGIKKTPGFSLIEVDGDVHEFVAGDGSHPQSEKIYSKLDEMIRDLKSAGYSPDTSEVFLDVGEENKESSVYTHSEKLAIAFGLISLGPDVTIRVTWPSWFPRCMIEK
- the LOC126798244 gene encoding zinc finger BED domain-containing protein DAYSLEEPER-like yields the protein METPAAPTDNNGVLLDTQPSKRRRKKSVVWEHFTIETVGAGCSRACCNQCKRSFAYITGSRMAGTSHLKRHISLGICPVSRQKNQMTGFKADGTDVPKRRYTRAHASFSFDQDRCSHEIAKMIIMHDYPLHIVEQPGFINFVQSLQPQYNMVSFHTIQDECVAIYHREKQSLLNLITGCPGRISLTVDLWTSNQNLGYVFLKGHFVDSDWNAYSLILNVVMVSSPDSGDTYSQAILTCLSDWHVEGRLFTITLDQSLSNETVIGNLKGLLSVKNPHMLNSQLLIRDCYARVLGRLAQDTLGALSEVIMKVRESVKFVKTSETHEDNFVQLKQQLQVPSTKMLSIDDHTKWDTTYHMLVSACEMKEIFACLDTNDADYKITISLEEWSQVETLCTYVKYLFDAANLVADPACPTANVFFPILSQIQVELMQVAMSEDSFVSSLIRPLYEKFDRYWENCCLVLAIAVIMDPRYKRQFVDFTLSKIYGENAENWIKLVYDGLHELFHEYMMQMLSLPGTLMDEGIIKSDPPEAAEASHEEAADGISEFDIYLSDITGGHQMKSELEQYLDESILAPQGQEFDILGWWKEKSTKFPTLSKMASDVLSIPISTVAADSVFNTEIKRMDSYRTSLGASNIEALICAKDWLRHGPFLEPEPQPLEVSNDIVKVEF